Proteins co-encoded in one Pogona vitticeps strain Pit_001003342236 chromosome 9, PviZW2.1, whole genome shotgun sequence genomic window:
- the PAFAH1B3 gene encoding platelet-activating factor acetylhydrolase IB subunit alpha1 yields MSDGDKNPASTPTPVTDAQGDGRWLSLHHRFIADSKDKEPEVVFIGDSLVQLLHQFEIWRELFSPLHALNFGIGGDATQHVLWRLQNGELQHIRPKIVVVWVGTNNHGHTAEQVAGGIEAIVRVINQQQPQARVVVLGLLPRGKNPNPLREKNQRVNELLEDKMPQLPNASFLDADPSFVHSDGTISHHDMYDYLHLTRHGYARLCPGLHRLLLCLLGECHAQAP; encoded by the exons ATGAGCGACGGTGACAAGAACCCCGCCAGCACCCCGACGCCGGTCACGGACGCGCAAGGCGACGGGCGGTGGCTCTCCCTG CATCATCGCTTTATTGCTGACAGCAAAGACAAGGAGCCGGAGGTGGTCTTCATCGGCGATTCTTTGGTGCAGTTGCTACACCAGTTTGAG ATCTGGAGGGAGCTTTTCTCTCCTTTGCATGCTCTCAACTTTGGCATCGGAGGCGATGCCACCCAGCACGTGCTCTGGCGTTTGCAGAATGGGGAGCTACAGCACATCCGACCAAAG aTCGTGGTCGTCTGGGTGGGCACAAATAACCACGGGCACACGGCCGAGCAGGTGGCTGGTGGCATCGAAGCGATCGTACGCGTCATCAATCAGCAACAACCGCAGGCCCGAGTGGTTGTGTTG GGCCTGCTACCCCGAGGCAAGAACCCCAATCCCCTGCgagagaaaaaccagagagtgAACGAATTGCTGGAGGACAAAATGCCGCAGCTCCCAAACGCCTCCTTCCTCGACGCTGACCCGAGCTTCGTGCATTCGGACGGGACCATCAGTCACCACGACATGTACGACTACCTCCACCTGACCCGCCACGGGTACGCGAGGCTCTGCCCGGGGCTCCACCGCCTGCTGCTGTGCCTGCTGGGAGAGTGCCATGCCCAGGCGCCTTGA